The proteins below come from a single Aquarana catesbeiana isolate 2022-GZ linkage group LG12, ASM4218655v1, whole genome shotgun sequence genomic window:
- the MANBAL gene encoding protein MANBAL produces MPESLDLSPPDIPEPSFLEILLRYGLFCGAIFQLICIMAVIFPGSKSQDTEPEASEVKSTDVLKKPKMASVTAGKKQKKETKKKR; encoded by the exons ATGCCAGAATCTCTGGATCTCTCACCCCCAGACATCCCGGAACCCAGCTTTCTAGAGATCTTACTCCGCTATGGACTGTTCTGCGGAGCaatctttcagctcatctgcattatgGCCGTTATATTCCCCGGAAGCAAGTCACAGGACACG GAACCTGAGGCTTCGGAAGTAAAAAGCACAGATGTGTTGAAAAAACCCAAGATGGCCTCTGTGACAGCTGGTAAAAAGCAGAAGAAAGAGACAAAGAAGAAGAGGTGA